Proteins encoded within one genomic window of Kibdelosporangium phytohabitans:
- the mfd gene encoding transcription-repair coupling factor, translating into MSHAPLTGLLAGLSADPAVTAVAEAAGAPVYELEGPPAVRPVVAATLAAHSMVLAVTATGREADDLTAALRDLLGKDAVAEFPSWETLPHERLSPRADTVAQRLSVLHKLAHPDGQPVKVIVSTVRSLIQPMAPGLGDLAPVYLKTGDEHDFDQLIEQLVVLAYSRVDMVEKRGEFAVRGGILDLFPPTAEHPFRVEFWGDEVSEIRPFSVADQRSLPTKVTEVTAPPCRELLLTESVKLRAADLATDHAGDAHLAEMLTKLSGGIPVEGMEALIPVLCDGELELLTDVLPEGSHVLVIDPEKIRTRAHDLVRTGQEFLEASWMAAAGGGKAPIDLGASAYRELGEIVTHARETGRNWWTLSQLTGADDVLSLGIKPIDSYRGDIERAFADLRAHTATGGAAVLVVPGSGTAQRAVEQMGEAEVPARFAADGLTEAPQAGVVTVVRGALEDGFTAPDSALVVLTETALTGGRHGTSTRDMSAKMPSRRRNAVDPLALRAGDYVVHEQHGIGKYIEMVQRTVAGATREYLVLEYGSSKRGQPGDRLFVPTDQLDEVSRYVGGELPTLNKLGGSDWKNTKAKARKAVKQIAAELVQLYAARQSAPGHAFGPDTPWQRELEDAFPFTETVDQMAAIDEVKGDMQRGVPMDRVICGDVGYGKTEIAVRAAFKAVQDGKQVVVLVPTTLLAQQHLNTFAERMRSFPVNIKGLSRFTDPGESEQTLAALADGEVDIVIGTHRLLQTGIRYKDLGLVIVDEEQRFGVEHKEHIKALRTHVDVLTMSATPIPRTLEMSLAGIREMSTILTPPEDRHPILTYVGGYDDKQVGAAIRRELLRDGQVFFVHNRVSSIERAAKRIRELVPEARVVTAHGQMNEDRLEKIIQGFWEREHDVLVSTTIVETGLDISNANTLIVERGDLLGLAQLHQLRGRVGRGRERGYAYFLYPPEAPLTETAHDRLATIAQNTELGAGMAVAMKDLEIRGAGNILGAEQSGHIAGVGFDLYVRLVGEAVEAFRRHAGADGPEGEEELAEVRVDLPVDAHIPHDYVPGERLRLEAYRKIAAARDADELTGVMEELKDRYGAPPLPVERLFAVATFRQACRGHGVTEVITQGAMIRFAPLDLRDSQIVRLKRLHPKANYKAVTNTVVVPRPTEGPAGGRIGAPHLRDQELLKWCTDFLESLVIAPAPVG; encoded by the coding sequence GTGTCTCACGCTCCGCTGACTGGTCTGCTGGCCGGCCTGTCCGCTGATCCCGCGGTCACGGCTGTCGCTGAAGCCGCTGGCGCACCCGTCTACGAACTCGAAGGCCCGCCCGCGGTGCGACCCGTGGTCGCCGCGACGCTCGCCGCTCACTCGATGGTCCTCGCCGTCACCGCCACCGGTCGCGAGGCCGACGACCTGACGGCCGCGTTGAGGGATCTGCTCGGCAAGGACGCGGTCGCGGAGTTCCCCTCGTGGGAGACGCTGCCGCACGAACGGTTGTCACCGCGCGCCGACACGGTCGCCCAACGCCTGTCCGTGCTGCACAAACTCGCGCACCCGGACGGTCAGCCCGTCAAGGTCATCGTCTCGACCGTGCGCAGCCTCATCCAGCCGATGGCGCCCGGTCTCGGCGATCTCGCGCCCGTGTACCTCAAGACCGGCGACGAGCACGACTTCGACCAGCTGATCGAGCAGCTCGTCGTGCTCGCGTACTCGCGGGTCGACATGGTCGAGAAACGCGGCGAGTTCGCTGTTCGCGGCGGCATCCTCGACCTCTTCCCGCCCACCGCCGAGCACCCGTTCCGCGTCGAGTTCTGGGGCGACGAGGTCAGCGAGATCCGGCCGTTCTCCGTGGCCGACCAGCGCTCGCTGCCGACGAAGGTCACCGAGGTGACCGCGCCGCCGTGCCGCGAGCTGCTGCTCACCGAGTCGGTCAAGCTCCGCGCCGCGGACCTGGCGACCGACCACGCGGGCGACGCGCACCTGGCCGAGATGCTGACCAAGCTCTCCGGCGGCATCCCCGTCGAGGGCATGGAGGCGTTGATCCCCGTGCTCTGCGACGGCGAGCTGGAGCTGCTCACCGACGTCCTGCCCGAGGGCTCGCACGTGCTGGTGATCGACCCGGAGAAGATCCGCACCCGTGCGCACGACCTGGTCCGCACCGGCCAGGAGTTCCTCGAAGCCTCGTGGATGGCCGCCGCCGGTGGCGGCAAGGCGCCGATCGACCTCGGCGCGTCGGCGTACCGCGAACTGGGCGAAATCGTCACGCACGCACGCGAAACCGGCCGCAACTGGTGGACGCTCAGCCAGCTCACCGGCGCCGACGACGTGCTTTCCCTTGGCATCAAACCGATCGACTCGTACCGCGGCGACATCGAACGCGCCTTCGCTGACCTTCGGGCGCACACCGCCACCGGGGGAGCGGCGGTTCTCGTCGTGCCCGGCAGCGGCACCGCGCAGCGTGCGGTAGAGCAGATGGGCGAGGCCGAGGTCCCGGCCAGGTTCGCCGCCGACGGGCTGACCGAGGCGCCTCAAGCGGGTGTCGTCACGGTTGTCCGCGGTGCGCTCGAAGACGGTTTCACGGCGCCGGACTCCGCGCTCGTCGTGCTCACCGAGACGGCGCTGACCGGCGGCAGGCACGGCACGTCCACAAGGGACATGTCGGCGAAGATGCCGTCCCGGCGCCGCAACGCCGTCGACCCGCTGGCCCTCAGGGCCGGCGACTACGTGGTGCACGAGCAGCACGGCATCGGCAAGTACATCGAGATGGTCCAGCGCACGGTCGCGGGCGCCACGCGTGAGTACCTCGTGCTGGAGTACGGATCGTCCAAGCGCGGCCAGCCCGGCGACCGCCTGTTCGTGCCGACCGACCAGCTCGACGAGGTCTCCCGCTACGTCGGCGGCGAGCTGCCGACGCTGAACAAGCTCGGCGGCTCGGACTGGAAGAACACGAAAGCCAAGGCGCGCAAGGCCGTCAAGCAGATCGCGGCCGAGCTCGTGCAGCTCTACGCGGCCCGCCAGTCCGCGCCGGGGCACGCGTTCGGGCCGGACACCCCGTGGCAGCGCGAACTGGAGGACGCGTTCCCGTTCACCGAGACCGTCGACCAGATGGCCGCGATCGACGAGGTCAAGGGCGACATGCAGCGCGGTGTCCCGATGGACCGCGTGATCTGCGGTGACGTCGGCTACGGCAAGACCGAGATCGCCGTGCGCGCGGCGTTCAAGGCGGTGCAGGACGGCAAGCAGGTCGTCGTGCTCGTACCGACCACGCTGCTGGCCCAGCAGCACCTGAACACGTTCGCCGAGCGGATGCGGTCCTTCCCGGTGAACATCAAGGGCCTGTCCCGGTTCACCGACCCCGGCGAGTCCGAGCAGACCCTCGCGGCGCTGGCCGACGGCGAGGTCGACATCGTGATCGGCACGCACCGGCTGCTGCAGACCGGCATCCGCTACAAGGACCTCGGTCTGGTGATCGTCGACGAGGAGCAGCGCTTCGGCGTCGAGCACAAGGAACACATCAAGGCCCTGCGCACGCACGTGGACGTGCTCACCATGTCCGCCACGCCGATCCCGCGCACGCTGGAGATGTCGCTGGCCGGAATCCGCGAGATGTCCACGATCCTGACCCCGCCGGAGGACCGGCACCCGATCCTGACCTACGTCGGCGGCTACGACGACAAGCAGGTCGGCGCGGCGATCCGGCGTGAGCTGCTGCGTGACGGCCAGGTGTTCTTCGTGCACAACCGCGTCTCGTCGATCGAACGCGCCGCCAAGCGGATCCGCGAACTCGTGCCGGAGGCCCGCGTGGTCACCGCGCACGGCCAGATGAACGAGGACCGCCTGGAGAAGATCATCCAGGGTTTCTGGGAGCGCGAACACGACGTGCTCGTGTCCACCACGATCGTCGAGACAGGCCTGGACATCTCCAACGCCAACACCCTGATCGTCGAGCGCGGCGACCTGCTCGGCCTCGCCCAGCTGCACCAGCTGCGCGGCCGGGTCGGCCGTGGCCGCGAACGCGGGTACGCGTACTTCCTGTACCCGCCGGAGGCGCCGCTCACCGAGACCGCGCACGACCGGCTGGCCACGATCGCGCAGAACACCGAACTCGGCGCGGGCATGGCCGTGGCCATGAAGGACCTGGAGATCCGCGGCGCGGGCAACATCCTCGGGGCGGAGCAGTCCGGGCACATCGCGGGCGTCGGCTTCGACCTCTACGTCCGGCTCGTCGGTGAAGCCGTCGAAGCGTTCCGCAGGCACGCGGGCGCGGACGGGCCCGAAGGCGAGGAGGAGCTGGCCGAGGTCCGCGTGGACCTGCCGGTCGACGCGCACATCCCGCACGACTACGTGCCCGGCGAGCGGCTGCGGCTGGAGGCGTACCGCAAGATCGCCGCGGCCCGCGACGCCGACGAGCTCACCGGCGTGATGGAGGAGCTCAAGGACCGCTACGGCGCGCCGCCGCTGCCGGTCGAGCGGCTCTTCGCGGTGGCGACATTCCGCCAGGCATGCCGCGGCCACGGCGTCACCGAGGTCATCACCCAGGGCGCCATGATCCGGTTCGCCCCGCTCGACCTGCGCGACTCCCAGATCGTCCGGCTCAAGCGGCTGCACCCGAAGGCCAACTACAAGGCGGTCACCAACACCGTCGTGGTGCCTCGCCCGACCGAGGGACCGGCCGGTGGCCGGATCGGCGCGCCGCACCTGCGTGACCAGGAGCTGCTCAAGTGGTGCACGGACTTCCTGGAGAGCCTGGTGATCGCCCCGGCCCCAGTCGGGTGA